From Papilio machaon chromosome 2, ilPapMach1.1, whole genome shotgun sequence, the proteins below share one genomic window:
- the LOC106709092 gene encoding serine/arginine repetitive matrix protein 1, which produces MGAPAWASRGGDRPRLLRMTPLRHSFAAPATPPAPQPPPRTHDYASDADTNKKEDSWNANLSQRWRKLRRRCSRLRPGSGNREPSPVRCSPSPPRPPPHCSPAPPAKLSFRHRGKVYTTASLRVTSGAPDLLRALGKLGGGLRRRALSAHDVLAPPQQQPATFYVPSPTTERQPSSPSPPRQSATLRRRCSSPNVYRANKDAPRDRTPLIHDDENRDVVDYSYDMDRRRSCKDVRSRPYSENVDLDVPCRNGYNRLTANMSDRLWEEPYRLPRVQARQEPMQQLRSGVAELRVSAAPRTPRTPRPPPAPPAAVQKPNKRPPAPEPRDAHTFEVRFTKSAGGKGLGFSIVGGRDSPRGDMGIFVKTIFNNGQAAESGLLREGDEILSVNGRGTAGLTHGEAIRLFKDVRAGPVLIRVTRRAPVR; this is translated from the exons ATGGGAGCGCCAGCATGGGCGTCGCGCGGCGGCGACCGTCCGCGGCTGCTGCGGATGACGCCGCTGCGCCACAGCTTCGCTGCGCCCGCCACGCCGCCCGCACCGCAACCCCCGCCGCGCACGCACGACTACGCCTCCGACGCTGACACTAATAAGAAAG AAGACAGTTGGAATGCAAACCTATCACAGAGATGGAGAAAGCTGCGTCGGCGTTGTTCGAGGCTGCGCCCCGGCTCCGGCAACCGCGAGCCGAGCCCAGTGCGCTGTTCCCCCTctccgccgcgcccgccgccgcactGTTCCCCTGCACCGCCCGCTAAGCTCTCCTTCAGGCACCGCGGCAAGGTCTACACCACCGCATCGCTTCGCGTCACCAGCGGAGCCCCGGACTTACTTAGAGCTCTGGGAAAACTCGGGGGAGGCTTGCGCCGACGAGCGTTGTCGGCCCACGACGTCCTCGCGCCGCCGCAGCAGCAGCCGGCCACGTTCTACGTGCCCAGTCCGACGACGGAACGACAACCCTCCTCGCCATCTCCGCCGAGGCAGTCGGCAACACTCCGTCGACGATGCAGCTCTCCTAACGTGTATAGAGCTAATAAAGACGCGCCTCGCGATCGAACACCACTAATTCACGACGATGAAAACCGTGACGTGGTCGATTACAGTTACGATATGGACCGCAGGAGAAGCTGCAAAGACGTTAGGAGCAGACCATACAGCGAGAACGTGGACTTGGATGTTCCATGTCGGAACGGCTACAACCGTCTGACGGCGAACATGTCGGATAGGCTGTGGGAGGAGCCGTACAGGTTGCCACGGGTGCAGGCGCGGCAGGAGCCGATGCAGCAACTGCGCAGCGGCGTGGCCGAGCTGCGGGTGAGCGCCGCGCCTCGTACACCGCGCACACCGCGCCCTCCCCCTGCGCCACCGGCCGCTGTGCAGAAGCCGAACAAGCGGCCGCCGGCGCCTGAGCCACGAGATGCGCACACATTTGag GTGCGATTCACAAAATCAGCTGGCGGTAAAGGACTCGGGTTTAGCATAGTAGGTGGTCGAGATTCGCCGCGCGGCGACATGGGCATATTCGTCAAGACAATATTCAACAACGGACAGGCGGCTGAATCAGGTTTACTGCGGGAAG GAGACGAAATACTGTCAGTGAACGGACGAGGAACTGCGGGATTGACACACGGTGAAGCTATAAGATTGTTCAAGGATGTCCGAGCGGGTCCAGTACTTATCAGGGTGACAAGGAGGGCACCTGTTCGCTGA